The region TGGCCAACAAACCAGCAAATTCGCCTTGCGATCCGGCGTTTGGCTGGAGACTGAACGCTGAATACCCGGTGATCGAACTCAACCACCGTTCGAGATCGGCGATGATCTCCTGGTATCCGACCGTCTGATCGGACGGCGCGAACGGGTGGATATAGGCAAATTCCGGCCAGCTGATCGGTTCCAGCGCGGCGGTGGCATTGAGTTTCATGGTGCACGACCCGAGTGGAATCATGGCCCGGTCCAGCGCCAGATCCTTGCTGGCCAACATGTGCATGTAGCGCAGCAGCTGCGTTTCAGAATGGTGAACATTGAATACCGGGTGGGTCAAAAATTCGGTGGTCCGGGCCACCGACTCGGGAATGCCAGACGGGGCATCGGCGACCAACTCGACGCCGAATAGCTCACAGAGCGTCTCGAGGGTCTTCTCAGACGTCACCTCATCAAAGCTCATTCCGATGGTCTGAGAATCAAGGTAACGGACGTTGATCCGCTGGGCGGTGGCTCGCTCCATGAAGTTGGATGCCCCGCCATCGATCGTGACTTCAAGCGTATCGAAGAACGATGAGTTTTTCACGACATGAGCAGACCCTGTGAGGCTGGCGGCGATCCGGGCAGCTTTGGTGTGTACCCCGGTGGCGATGTCGGTCAGGCCATCCGGGCCGTGGTAGACGGCGTACATCGACGACACGATGGCCAGTAGCGCTTGAGCAGTGCAGATGTTGGAGGTGGCTCGCTCCCGCCGGATGTGCTGCTCGCGGGTCTGGAGTGCCAACCGCAGGGCGGGGCGACCTTCGGTGTCCACCGACACGCCGGCAAGTCGACCCGGCATCGAGCGCTTTAGATCGTCGGTGATGGCCATGTAACCGGCGTGGGGGCCACCAAAGCCGAGCGGGACTCCGAATCGCTGGGTGGATCCCACCACCACGTCTGCTCCGTAGGTTCCTGGTGCCTCGATGAGGGTCAGTGCCAGGATGTCCGCAGCCACCGCCACGGCTACTCCTGAACCGTGGGCGTTGTCGATTGTCGCCTTGAGGTCGGGTATCGAGCCCCGCTCACCCGGGTATTGGACGATCATGCCGAAGAAGCTGTCGTCGATATCAGCGGGATCGCCGATGACGATTTCAAGTCCTAGCGGGTCGGCCCGCGTCTCGAGAACCGCAATTGTCTGGGGAAAACAAGCCCGGTCGACGAGGAATCGGTCACCATTGCTGCCCTTGGTGGATCGGTGGATCAAGGTCATGGCTTCGGCGGCGGCGGTGGCTTCGTCGAGGAGCGAAGCATTGGCAATATCCATCCCGGTCAAGTCAGCAACCATGGTCTGGAAGTTCAAAAGCGCCTCTAGGCGTCCCTGAGAGATTTCTGGCTGGTAGGGGGTGTAGGCGGTGTACCAGGCAGGGCTTTCGATGAGGCGGCGCCGGATTACCGCCGGGGTAACCGTCGAGTAATACCCCTGGCCAATGAGTGATGACATCACTTCGTTCTTGGCTGCGATGTCTCGCAGTTTCTTGAGGACTTCGACCTCGGACAAAGGTTCGGGAGCGTCCATTTGTTCGTCGCGGATCGAGGCCGGGACGGTTTTGTCAATTAGTTCGCCGAGGGTGCTGACGCCGACCGCAATGAGCATCTCATCAACATCTGCGTGGCGGGGTCCGATATGTCGGTCTACGAATTCCATGATCAACCTCGGTAGTAGTTATGGGGGACGAATGGGAGTTCTGTCACGGTCATGGGGATCTCCTTGCCTCGCTGAAGGGCAATCACAACCTGGCCGGGATCTTGAAACCGGGTGGGTACGTAGCCCATCGCAATGGGTCCGTCGTAGCTGGGGCCGAAGCCGCCGGAGCTTACGAAACCGATTTCGTCACCGGACTCGCCGAGAAGCGAGGATTGCTCCCGCACTGGACGTTTTTCTGAGACCAAGCCCACCCGGACCCGGAGGGGGCTGCCGGCGATTTGTTCCTGAATGATCTCGTCACCGGGAAAGCCGCCGTCAACCCGGCGACGCTTCTGAATCGCCCACAAGAGACCGGCCTCGATGGGCGTGATGTCGGGTGTCAGCTCGTGACCGTACAGGCATAGTCCTGCTTCGAGGCGCAGCGAGTCGCGGGCGGCCAGTCCCGCCAATCGGACCCGGGAATCGCTCAGGAGGGTGTTGGCGATCTGATCGGCGTCGGCCGCGTCGGCGATGAGTTCGAACCCGTCTTCTCCCGTGTAGCCCGATCGGGATGCCCAAACCTTCGCTCCACCGACATCGACCGAAGCCCCGAAACCGAACGAGAGATTGGCGAGTTGGGGGGAGTGGAGGAGCATAATGTCGGCTGCCAGCGGCCCCTGGATTGCCAGGATGGCGGTGTCGAGCAGGGAGGAGACGTCACAGAGGTCGCTGATGCGGGCACGCAGGTGCGCCAGGTCGTCGTGTTTGGTGCCGGCGTTGACGACCAGTTGAAGGTAATCGCCCCGGTTCGTGACCATGAGGTCGTCAAGCACCCCGCCCGCCTCGTTGGTGAAAAACGTGTAGCGGGCCCGATCAACAGCCAGCTCGGAGAGGGCGGCGGGTACCAACGATTCGAGTGCGGAAGCTCGTAAGTCGCCACGGATCTCTATGACACCCATATGGGAAACATGAAGAGGGCGGCTGAAGTGCGGCACCATTCGTGCTCGGCTACTGCTCCATCTTCATATCGCATTGGCATGTCATAGCCGGCGAATGTCCCGAAGCGGGCACCGGCCTCGTCATGCAGGGAGTGGAGGGGGATCCGGATTGGTTCGGGCTGGGTTGGTTCAGACATGATGACCTTTGCGTGTGCGTACGTACAACACTCGCCCCGCCTGTCATCGGTGCCTGAGAGATTCACGTGCCGAGTTGCCTCGCCCACGCTTACTCCTTCGGCGAGGACCCTGATCCGAAGACCCGGTCCTGCTCTCCAGTAGTGCTTCCCAACGCGGTCCGGTTGCCTGAGAGGTTCCGGGGCGGTTGCTCCTTCGGCGATCACCTCGAAAGTGATCTCTCCCGCGCTGTTCACCAGCAGTGTGCACTTTACTCTATCGGACTCCGGCACGCCGACGCGAGGACCCTCACGATCGAGTGCGAGTACGATTCGAAATATCGGACCTGGATGCCAACTCGTCGGGTAGGTGCGTGTGTCCGGGCGAAAACCTTTGAGTGCGGCATCCAAACCAGATACGCTAACGACATCTGTAGAAGGGGTCAGTTCGATGAGCAAGGTTCCTGCGAGGATTGCCGGTTTCGGTGGGGTCGTGCTTGGCACCTTCGGTCTTTGGGCGATGATCCTGCCGGAGTCGTTTTTCGATCAGCTGGCTCGCTTTGAACCGTACAACCAGCACTTCATCCAGGACATTGGCGCGTTCCAGATTGGCCTGGGTGCAGTGCTCCTTCTGGCTATGCGTTACTCCGATTCCCTGGCCGCCGGGCTACTCGGGGTTGGTACCGGGTCGGCTGCCCATTTGGTCTCGCACGCGGTAGGGACCGACCTTGGAGGTACGCCTGCCCTGGATATCCCGGTATTCGCCGTGCTGTCAGCTGTGCTGCTTGTCGGGGGAGTCATGCGTGTCAGGCATCGACTGTTCTGAGTCAGATCGTAGGACGTTCGCCAAAACGCTGGTCACACCGATCGGTCGGGTCAGCCTTCCAACTCGCCGAGATATGCGTCACGCAGCTTCGGGTTGGCGAGCATCGCTTTTGCCGTGTCGGACATCACAATCCGACCGGTCTGGATGACGTAGCCACGATCCGCAATGGCGAGCGCCACGTTGGCGTTCTGCTCGACCACCAACACGGTGACGCCGTCTGCGTTGATTTGCTGGATGGTCTCGAAAACCTGCTGAACCAGGATCGGGGCGAGACCCATCGACGGTTCGTCCATGAGGAGGACTGATGGTTTGGCCATCAACGCCCGTCCGATGGCCAACATCTGTTGTTCGCCCCCCGACATAGACCCGGCTTTTTGCGCAACCCGCTCCTTGAGGCGGGGAAAGAGCAGGAATACCCGGTCGATATCGGTCAGGATCTCAGCCTTGTCTCTGCGCATGTTGGCGCCGATCTCAAGGTTCTCGCGTACGGTCATTTTGGCGAACAGCCGGCGATTCTCGGGCACCATCGTGATGCCTTTCGACACGATCTGCTGGGTCGAAAGGGTCTGGATCTGTTCGCCGCGTAACGAGATGGTTCCGGCCCTGGCCCGGACCATCCCGAGGATGGTCCGCAGCGTGGTGCTCTTGCCGGCGGCGTTAGAACCGAGCAAGCAAACGATCTCGCCCTCGTCCACATGGATATTGACTTTTTGGAGGACCTCGCTTGGTCCATATCCGGCGTCGACGTCGTTGACTGACAGGATGGCGGTCATAGGTGCGACTCCCCAGCGGCCTTGCCGAGGTAGGCCTCGATGACTTGCTTGTTGGTCGACACCTC is a window of Acidimicrobiia bacterium DNA encoding:
- the gcvP gene encoding aminomethyl-transferring glycine dehydrogenase; protein product: MEFVDRHIGPRHADVDEMLIAVGVSTLGELIDKTVPASIRDEQMDAPEPLSEVEVLKKLRDIAAKNEVMSSLIGQGYYSTVTPAVIRRRLIESPAWYTAYTPYQPEISQGRLEALLNFQTMVADLTGMDIANASLLDEATAAAEAMTLIHRSTKGSNGDRFLVDRACFPQTIAVLETRADPLGLEIVIGDPADIDDSFFGMIVQYPGERGSIPDLKATIDNAHGSGVAVAVAADILALTLIEAPGTYGADVVVGSTQRFGVPLGFGGPHAGYMAITDDLKRSMPGRLAGVSVDTEGRPALRLALQTREQHIRRERATSNICTAQALLAIVSSMYAVYHGPDGLTDIATGVHTKAARIAASLTGSAHVVKNSSFFDTLEVTIDGGASNFMERATAQRINVRYLDSQTIGMSFDEVTSEKTLETLCELFGVELVADAPSGIPESVARTTEFLTHPVFNVHHSETQLLRYMHMLASKDLALDRAMIPLGSCTMKLNATAALEPISWPEFAYIHPFAPSDQTVGYQEIIADLERWLSSITGYSAFSLQPNAGSQGEFAGLLAIAAYHRSRGDDHRNVCLIPASAHGTNPASAVMAGMEVVVVATTAMGEIDLGDLRAKAEQHSASLAAIMITYPSTNGVFEETVGEVCQIVHDHGGQVYVDGANLNALVGLAKPGHFGGDVSHLNLHKTFSIPHGGGGPGIGPIGVGAHLAPFLPGHPELDLGTKQGPVSGAPYGSAGVLPVPWVYIHMLGEAGLRRSTEVAILNANYIAKRLSDAYPVLYTGTNGFVAHECIIDIRPITHDSGVTVDDIAKRLIDYGFHAPTMSFPVAGTLMIEPTESESKQELDRFIDAMLQIREEIAEVESGTVSVEESVLRHAPHPARDMMTEDWDRAYPRMQGAYPGSAHTGRKYWPPVSRIDGGYGDRHLVCSCVPIEDYA
- a CDS encoding ABC transporter ATP-binding protein, translating into MTAILSVNDVDAGYGPSEVLQKVNIHVDEGEIVCLLGSNAAGKSTTLRTILGMVRARAGTISLRGEQIQTLSTQQIVSKGITMVPENRRLFAKMTVRENLEIGANMRRDKAEILTDIDRVFLLFPRLKERVAQKAGSMSGGEQQMLAIGRALMAKPSVLLMDEPSMGLAPILVQQVFETIQQINADGVTVLVVEQNANVALAIADRGYVIQTGRIVMSDTAKAMLANPKLRDAYLGELEG